In the genome of Bryobacteraceae bacterium, one region contains:
- the rpsF gene encoding 30S ribosomal protein S6, whose amino-acid sequence MRSYEELYVAKPEVTEEELDALNAQLETIITGAGGKIEKTEKWGLRKLAYRVAKNSDGYYVLLFFHAGPEAVREIERRLRVSDIVIKYLTVRMDEKLKWLEKRRKAREKRAARKPAAAAPAPSAPASSAPAAPAAAAPAHPAPGAPAAENKPAEAATSES is encoded by the coding sequence ATGAGAAGTTACGAAGAGCTGTATGTCGCGAAACCGGAAGTAACCGAAGAAGAACTGGATGCGCTGAACGCGCAACTGGAAACTATCATCACCGGCGCAGGTGGAAAGATCGAGAAGACCGAAAAGTGGGGATTGCGGAAGCTTGCCTACCGCGTGGCCAAGAATAGCGACGGCTACTACGTCCTGCTGTTCTTCCATGCCGGTCCGGAAGCGGTGCGCGAGATCGAGCGCCGCCTTCGCGTCTCCGACATCGTGATCAAGTACCTCACGGTGCGCATGGACGAGAAGCTGAAGTGGCTCGAGAAGCGCAGGAAGGCGCGCGAAAAGCGGGCGGCTCGCAAGCCCGCGGCGGCCGCCCCGGCGCCATCGGCGCCCGCTTCGTCGGCTCCGGCAGCCCCCGCGGCGGCTGCCCCCGCGCATCCGGCGCCCGGCGCACCCGCGGCTGAGAATAAACCGGCGGAAGCCGCAACGAGTGAGTCCTAA
- the rpsR gene encoding 30S ribosomal protein S18: MAESRGGRPVASSQRPTGGDKAIAAKRQFFRRRKVCKFCVDKIDLIDYKDVRLLSQFVSERGKIVPRRLSGVCTPCQRRLSEAIKQARNIALLPFAGSPPRYGRQEKE, translated from the coding sequence ATGGCTGAATCCAGAGGTGGACGTCCGGTAGCCAGTTCCCAGCGCCCGACCGGAGGCGACAAGGCGATCGCCGCGAAGCGGCAGTTCTTCCGCCGGCGCAAGGTTTGTAAGTTCTGCGTCGACAAGATCGACCTCATCGATTACAAAGACGTCCGGCTGTTGAGCCAGTTCGTCTCCGAGCGCGGCAAGATCGTGCCGCGGCGGCTGAGCGGCGTCTGCACGCCGTGCCAGCGGCGGCTCAGCGAGGCGATCAAGCAGGCTCGCAACATCGCCCTGCTGCCGTTCGCCGGCAGTCCGCCGCGCTACGGCCGCCAGGAAAAGGAGTAA
- the pth gene encoding aminoacyl-tRNA hydrolase: protein MSVAPERWLIAGLGNPGEQYAMTPHNLGFMAVDRVAGRNGIRVTRKECQALVGLGRAGGREAVLAKPQTFMNVSGPSVRGLMEKYEIGPENTLLVYDELALPWMSMRIRPKGSDAGHNGVRSVIRSLGTEGFPRLRLGIHPGRPIGDGAKFVLDPIRKADWKDLDEFVEQAALAIESIAAEGVEKAMAKFNRRAQGLKEEEQ, encoded by the coding sequence ATGTCCGTTGCACCAGAGCGTTGGTTGATCGCCGGCCTCGGCAATCCCGGGGAACAATACGCCATGACGCCGCATAACCTCGGTTTCATGGCCGTGGACCGGGTCGCCGGACGCAACGGCATCCGCGTCACGAGGAAAGAGTGCCAGGCGCTGGTGGGCTTGGGCCGGGCGGGCGGCAGGGAAGCGGTGCTCGCCAAGCCGCAGACGTTCATGAACGTGAGCGGCCCTTCCGTTCGCGGGCTGATGGAGAAGTATGAAATCGGGCCGGAAAACACGCTGCTTGTCTACGACGAGTTGGCGCTCCCGTGGATGTCGATGCGCATCCGGCCCAAGGGATCCGATGCCGGGCACAATGGAGTAAGATCCGTGATCCGGAGTTTGGGTACGGAAGGATTTCCCCGGCTGCGGCTGGGCATCCATCCGGGCCGTCCGATCGGTGACGGGGCGAAGTTCGTCCTCGACCCGATCCGCAAGGCGGACTGGAAAGACTTGGACGAGTTTGTGGAGCAAGCCGCTCTCGCGATCGAGTCCATAGCCGCCGAGGGCGTCGAAAAGGCCATGGCGAAGTTCAATCGCCGCGCCCAAGGCTTAAAAGAAGAGGAACAATGA
- a CDS encoding lactate permease LctP family transporter yields MIWSQNYDPFGSAPVATILAALPVAALFYLLAVRKTTAWKAAAASFLLAAALAWAAFGMPAPMVAGSIAHGFVYAVIRIIWTLLAAVFVYEITVETGQFETIKASIGNITDDRRLQVLLVAYAFGAVLEGAGGGGAPVAICAAMMVGLGFPPFQSAVLCLIANTAPVAFGGMGNPIRTLVAVTGLPEMALSATVGRILPWTAMILPFWLIRAYTGWQATWEVWPGLIACGAFFAAVQFLWSNFVDAALVDIMGGMLTLIWLAILFRRWRPGSSAPLGAGRVIKAWSPFLILAVLVVLWGLPVVKSVVDAPTLRIPVPGLHNLVQRTAPVVATPHTEPALFDIAWLSAVGTPTFLAGLVAGPLLGLSVGRTLAVFGRTCWRMRASMLAILAMLGLGFVTRYSGMDAVMGLALSNTGWLFPFFGTLIGWLGVALTGTDAGSNALFGSLQVITANKVGVSPVLMAAANSAGGVMGKMIDAQSIIVGCVATGMEGREGDLFRAVLKHSIALAALVAGIVMLYAYVTPWIVPAA; encoded by the coding sequence GTGATCTGGTCCCAGAACTACGACCCGTTCGGCAGCGCCCCTGTCGCCACGATCCTCGCCGCGCTCCCCGTCGCCGCGCTTTTCTACCTGCTGGCGGTTCGGAAAACAACCGCTTGGAAGGCGGCCGCAGCCTCGTTCCTACTGGCCGCCGCGCTCGCCTGGGCGGCGTTCGGAATGCCCGCGCCGATGGTGGCCGGTTCCATCGCCCACGGCTTTGTATACGCGGTGATCCGCATCATCTGGACCCTCCTCGCGGCGGTATTCGTGTACGAGATCACGGTTGAAACCGGGCAGTTCGAAACCATCAAGGCGTCGATCGGCAATATCACCGACGACCGCCGGTTGCAGGTGCTGCTGGTGGCCTATGCCTTCGGCGCGGTCCTCGAGGGAGCCGGCGGCGGCGGCGCCCCGGTGGCCATCTGCGCGGCGATGATGGTGGGCCTCGGCTTTCCTCCGTTTCAATCGGCGGTGCTCTGCCTGATCGCGAATACGGCGCCGGTGGCGTTCGGCGGGATGGGCAACCCGATTCGCACGCTGGTTGCCGTTACGGGACTGCCTGAGATGGCGCTCAGCGCCACCGTGGGACGGATCCTGCCGTGGACGGCGATGATTCTGCCGTTCTGGCTGATCCGCGCCTATACCGGCTGGCAGGCGACGTGGGAAGTCTGGCCGGGGCTGATCGCCTGCGGAGCCTTCTTCGCCGCTGTTCAGTTCCTATGGTCGAATTTCGTCGACGCCGCGCTCGTCGACATCATGGGCGGCATGCTCACGCTGATCTGGCTTGCGATCCTGTTCCGGCGGTGGAGGCCCGGTTCGTCGGCGCCGCTGGGCGCCGGGCGCGTGATCAAGGCGTGGTCGCCGTTCCTGATCCTGGCCGTCCTCGTGGTTCTGTGGGGACTCCCCGTGGTGAAGAGCGTCGTCGACGCTCCCACGCTCCGAATCCCCGTCCCCGGCCTTCACAACCTCGTTCAACGGACCGCGCCGGTGGTGGCCACGCCGCACACCGAACCGGCGTTGTTCGACATCGCGTGGCTCTCCGCGGTGGGCACGCCGACGTTCCTCGCCGGGCTTGTCGCCGGTCCGCTGCTTGGGCTGTCGGTGGGGCGCACGCTCGCCGTGTTCGGCCGGACGTGTTGGCGAATGCGGGCGAGTATGTTGGCCATTCTAGCGATGCTCGGCCTGGGCTTCGTGACGCGCTATTCAGGGATGGACGCGGTGATGGGGCTCGCGCTCTCCAACACCGGCTGGCTGTTCCCGTTCTTCGGCACGCTCATCGGATGGCTCGGCGTGGCGCTCACAGGCACCGACGCAGGCTCGAACGCGTTGTTCGGAAGCCTTCAGGTGATCACGGCGAACAAGGTGGGCGTCAGTCCCGTGCTGATGGCCGCGGCGAACTCGGCCGGCGGCGTGATGGGCAAGATGATCGACGCGCAGTCCATCATCGTCGGATGCGTGGCGACGGGAATGGAAGGGCGGGAGGGCGATCTGTTCCGCGCCGTGCTGAAACACTCCATCGCGCTGGCCGCGCTCGTGGCCGGGATTGTGATGCTGTATGCGTACGTGACGCCGTGGATTGTTCCCGCCGCTTAG
- a CDS encoding histidine kinase → MPAKPEPDESSAPSPTAAALLLRLLRRERSRVSAALHDEAGQLLTAAGLELELARADALDRGAESMAAQIGAASTRMEDAFTRIRSLSYETHPDPVSKFGFSLALEQAVDRAKRRFGGRLTARLDRSATPQNNLVGPIYEIVTAAMDIALEEIYSSQVSFSTLNRNDSFRARIRWTTKGGTAIIDEKVQLGVSDAIQEIARSRGVESSVRWDRRCARIVELYG, encoded by the coding sequence ATGCCCGCAAAGCCGGAGCCTGACGAATCGTCCGCGCCGAGTCCCACGGCGGCCGCCCTGCTGCTCCGCCTGTTGCGCCGTGAGCGCAGCCGGGTGTCGGCGGCGCTGCACGACGAAGCCGGGCAGTTACTGACTGCGGCGGGCCTTGAGCTCGAACTCGCCCGCGCTGACGCCCTGGATCGCGGCGCCGAGTCGATGGCGGCCCAGATCGGCGCGGCCTCCACGCGGATGGAGGATGCTTTCACCCGCATCCGATCCCTGAGCTATGAGACGCACCCGGATCCGGTGTCGAAGTTCGGGTTCTCGCTCGCGCTCGAACAAGCTGTCGACCGTGCAAAACGTCGTTTTGGCGGCCGTTTGACGGCGCGCCTGGACCGGTCCGCCACGCCCCAGAATAATCTGGTGGGACCAATTTACGAAATCGTTACCGCAGCTATGGACATCGCCTTGGAAGAGATTTATAGTAGTCAAGTGAGTTTTAGTACCCTCAATCGGAACGACAGTTTCCGGGCGAGGATTCGCTGGACCACAAAGGGTGGTACAGCGATCATCGACGAAAAAGTACAACTTGGGGTATCAGACGCGATCCAGGAAATCGCGCGTTCACGCGGCGTCGAGAGTTCGGTCCGCTGGGACCGGCGGTGTGCTAGGATAGTAGAACTTTACGGTTAG
- a CDS encoding DUF6515 family protein, with protein MINRNRRLSLAAVAGALLSLPFVLPRDLNAAPRHEPERRDDVGRRNEANKRRYSPRPVPVRGQVRTYARPGYRVAALPGGYARVNVRGGTFFYSGGVFYTRSARDYMVVRAPIGARVRTLPAGFLRFTIGARPFFFVNDIYFSFDERTSEYVVVDPPMGANAALAGVQQTVGAQLYAYPREGQSPEQARQDRYECHLWAVDETGFDPSAPSGDLSLRTDYDRALGACLDGRGYTVR; from the coding sequence ATGATCAACCGCAATCGACGCCTCTCGCTCGCCGCCGTCGCCGGCGCACTTCTCAGTCTGCCGTTTGTTCTGCCGCGGGATCTGAACGCCGCCCCGCGTCACGAACCGGAGCGGCGCGACGATGTCGGCCGTCGCAACGAAGCGAACAAGCGCCGCTACTCGCCGCGGCCAGTTCCCGTTCGTGGACAAGTGCGCACGTACGCGCGCCCTGGATATCGCGTCGCGGCGCTGCCCGGCGGTTACGCCCGGGTCAACGTGCGTGGCGGAACATTCTTCTACTCGGGTGGCGTGTTCTACACCCGCTCCGCCCGCGACTACATGGTTGTCCGGGCGCCCATCGGCGCTCGCGTGCGCACCCTGCCCGCCGGCTTCCTCCGGTTCACCATCGGCGCCCGGCCGTTCTTCTTTGTCAACGACATCTACTTCTCGTTCGACGAACGGACGAGCGAGTATGTCGTTGTCGATCCGCCCATGGGCGCCAACGCCGCGCTCGCCGGCGTCCAGCAAACTGTTGGAGCCCAGTTGTATGCGTATCCGCGCGAGGGGCAATCGCCCGAGCAGGCGCGGCAGGATCGCTACGAGTGTCATCTCTGGGCCGTGGACGAGACCGGCTTCGATCCGAGCGCACCCAGCGGCGACCTGAGTCTACGGACCGACTATGACCGGGCGTTGGGCGCCTGCCTGGACGGCCGCGGATACACGGTCCGCTAA
- the rplI gene encoding 50S ribosomal protein L9: protein MAIEMILREDVDNLGSRGEVVRVAPGYARNFLLPRRMAVAATEANRKIVDQERQAHLRKEAKLAGEASELAKLLGAVSITIKAKAGENDQLFGSVTAKDIAEALEAQSYQIDRKKIMLEEPIRQLGEHKVTVRLHREVSVELPVTVAKEEE, encoded by the coding sequence ATGGCAATCGAAATGATTCTGCGCGAAGACGTGGACAATCTGGGCTCGCGCGGCGAAGTTGTCCGCGTCGCGCCGGGCTATGCCCGCAACTTCCTGCTGCCTCGCCGCATGGCCGTGGCGGCCACGGAAGCCAACAGGAAGATCGTGGACCAGGAGCGCCAGGCGCACCTCCGCAAGGAAGCCAAACTCGCCGGCGAGGCGTCCGAACTCGCCAAGCTCCTCGGCGCCGTTTCGATCACCATCAAGGCGAAGGCGGGCGAAAACGACCAGCTTTTCGGTTCCGTCACCGCCAAGGACATCGCCGAGGCGCTCGAAGCCCAGAGCTACCAGATCGACCGTAAGAAGATCATGCTCGAGGAACCGATCCGCCAGTTGGGCGAGCACAAAGTGACCGTCCGCCTGCACCGCGAGGTGAGCGTGGAGCTTCCGGTCACGGTGGCGAAAGAGGAGGAGTAG
- the hemB gene encoding porphobilinogen synthase, which yields MGFPIQRLRRLRASAALRSLAAETRLDPAAWIFPLFVVEGEGVKREISSMPGNYQMSIDAAVEECRAVKAAGIGGVILFGIPEHKDEIASGAYDPAGIIPRAVAAIKREAPGLLVVTDVCNCEYTSHGHCGKVEGDDVVNDVTLEWLAAAAAAHARAGADIVAPSDMMDGRVAAIRKRLDAEGFETTPILSYAAKYASAFYGPFREAAESAPQFGDRRSYQMDAANGREAMREIALDLEEGADMIMVKPAMPYLDIIRMARDRFDVPVAAYQVSGEFSMIMAAARNGWIDQERAMVESLTAIHRAGAGIIVTYFAPAAARLL from the coding sequence ATGGGATTTCCGATTCAGAGGCTTCGGCGGCTGCGGGCGAGCGCCGCACTACGGTCGCTGGCGGCGGAGACAAGGCTGGACCCGGCGGCGTGGATCTTCCCGCTCTTTGTCGTCGAAGGCGAAGGTGTGAAGCGAGAGATCTCGTCGATGCCGGGGAACTACCAGATGTCGATCGATGCCGCCGTGGAAGAGTGCCGGGCGGTGAAGGCGGCAGGCATCGGGGGCGTGATCCTGTTCGGAATTCCGGAACACAAAGATGAGATCGCCTCCGGGGCGTACGATCCGGCCGGTATCATCCCGCGGGCGGTGGCGGCGATCAAGCGGGAGGCGCCGGGACTGCTGGTTGTCACCGACGTGTGCAACTGCGAGTACACAAGCCACGGCCATTGCGGGAAGGTGGAGGGCGACGACGTGGTGAACGACGTGACGCTCGAGTGGCTGGCGGCGGCGGCGGCGGCGCACGCGCGGGCGGGGGCCGATATCGTGGCGCCTTCCGACATGATGGACGGGCGAGTGGCGGCGATCCGGAAGCGGCTCGATGCGGAGGGCTTCGAAACCACGCCGATTCTGAGCTACGCGGCGAAGTATGCCTCGGCGTTCTACGGTCCGTTCCGGGAAGCAGCGGAATCGGCGCCACAGTTCGGGGACCGGCGGAGCTACCAGATGGACGCGGCGAATGGGCGGGAAGCGATGCGCGAGATCGCGCTCGATCTCGAAGAAGGCGCCGATATGATCATGGTGAAGCCGGCGATGCCCTACCTCGATATCATCCGGATGGCGCGGGACCGATTCGATGTTCCGGTGGCGGCCTACCAAGTAAGCGGCGAGTTCAGCATGATCATGGCGGCGGCCCGGAACGGGTGGATCGACCAGGAACGCGCGATGGTGGAGTCCCTCACGGCGATCCATCGCGCTGGCGCGGGAATCATCGTCACGTATTTCGCACCGGCGGCGGCGCGGCTACTGTAG
- a CDS encoding transketolase C-terminal domain-containing protein: protein MSAAAASYELKAGPATRESFGKALVELGRTNPNVVVCDADLSKSTYTAPFAKEFPDRFFSCGIAEANMVAIGAGLASAGKVAFVSSFSCFVLNKGFEQLRVTSAYPQVPVKVVGTHSGISIGEDGPSQMSIEDIALACSLPGFTVIDPCDDASMQALVKQAGEAPGSFFIRAGRAKCPVVYGPDQKFEIGKAITAVDGSDVTVIAHGLLVAEAIRAAATLAGEGISVRVVDMHTIKPLDRGAIAAAARETGAIVVAEEHLVDGGLGVRVAQVVTETHPCIMEFLGIDNVYAESGTPDGLLDKYGMRAVNVASAVRRAHARKAGA, encoded by the coding sequence ATGAGCGCGGCAGCTGCCAGTTACGAACTCAAAGCCGGGCCCGCCACGCGCGAATCTTTCGGCAAGGCCCTGGTGGAATTAGGCCGGACGAATCCGAACGTCGTCGTTTGCGACGCCGATCTCTCGAAATCCACCTACACGGCGCCGTTCGCCAAGGAGTTTCCGGATCGGTTCTTCTCCTGTGGAATCGCCGAAGCGAACATGGTGGCCATCGGGGCCGGACTCGCCTCAGCCGGGAAGGTCGCTTTCGTCTCGAGCTTCTCCTGTTTCGTTCTCAACAAAGGGTTCGAACAATTGCGCGTCACCTCGGCGTATCCGCAGGTTCCAGTAAAGGTGGTCGGGACGCACAGCGGTATCTCGATCGGCGAGGACGGGCCGTCGCAGATGAGCATCGAAGATATCGCGCTCGCCTGTTCTCTGCCCGGCTTCACTGTGATCGACCCGTGCGACGATGCATCCATGCAGGCGCTGGTGAAGCAAGCCGGCGAGGCTCCGGGTTCCTTCTTCATTCGGGCAGGACGGGCGAAGTGCCCGGTGGTCTACGGACCGGACCAGAAGTTCGAAATCGGGAAAGCGATCACCGCAGTGGACGGCTCCGATGTGACGGTGATCGCGCACGGCCTGCTTGTGGCCGAAGCCATTCGCGCGGCCGCTACCCTCGCGGGCGAAGGGATTTCGGTGCGCGTCGTCGACATGCACACGATCAAGCCGCTCGACCGGGGTGCGATCGCCGCGGCGGCTCGCGAAACCGGAGCGATCGTGGTGGCCGAAGAGCATCTGGTGGACGGCGGTCTCGGCGTCCGCGTGGCGCAGGTGGTGACGGAAACGCACCCCTGCATCATGGAGTTCCTCGGCATCGACAATGTCTATGCCGAATCCGGCACGCCGGACGGTCTCCTGGACAAGTACGGGATGCGCGCGGTGAACGTCGCGTCCGCCGTACGCCGCGCCCATGCCCGCAAAGCCGGAGCCTGA
- a CDS encoding SEC-C metal-binding domain-containing protein, with product MPIAPERYASASARELLDAAARGHVGLDRRWIGALLNASLDEIVAFANEDRSQDRVDVSLDLIRLFAARPTGAAVPFLVTEIRRFPEDVPDEMAEAVARIGEPAIGPLIETRDPVEDVGFLLAVMGVRDDRIARFLRDLLKADAAEGAFLCGLYGDPALRDDLEAVREAAPDAVAEALEQLDEPAPRDLEPYDIEADYPDEAEPDVAHLPENEQAEFIESESAELRAAGVAAWANRELEPGQIDRLFEIACNDADTRVRGLAWEALRLESHQDRIRQAARAVLANDVASPDEQAGAAIALSSIDDAETLRVPIEALYERQDTRARALEAMWRTESRLFADHVARHLDDPDREVREEAIYGVGFLGLAGELKRLEALFENEDFRADALFSWVLASPGQSNRTGLQQLRKRVEELAGGLAEDEEEIVDAAIEIRRQRAGKPEQKADEEAPAKTAKVGRNELCPCGSGRKYKKCCGAA from the coding sequence GTGCCCATCGCACCGGAACGCTACGCGTCCGCCTCCGCCCGCGAGCTGCTCGACGCGGCGGCGCGCGGGCATGTCGGGCTGGACCGCCGCTGGATCGGCGCTCTGCTCAACGCATCGCTCGACGAGATCGTCGCCTTCGCCAACGAAGACCGCTCGCAGGACCGTGTCGACGTGTCGCTCGATCTGATCCGGCTTTTTGCCGCGCGCCCCACCGGCGCCGCCGTTCCGTTCCTGGTAACCGAAATCCGCCGCTTCCCGGAAGACGTCCCCGACGAGATGGCCGAGGCCGTGGCGCGTATCGGCGAGCCCGCCATCGGTCCGCTGATCGAAACGCGAGACCCGGTGGAAGACGTCGGCTTCCTGCTGGCCGTGATGGGCGTTCGCGACGATCGCATCGCCCGGTTCCTCCGCGACTTGCTGAAGGCGGACGCCGCCGAAGGAGCTTTTCTTTGCGGCCTCTACGGCGACCCCGCGCTGCGCGACGATCTCGAAGCCGTCCGCGAGGCGGCGCCGGACGCCGTGGCCGAGGCGCTCGAACAACTGGACGAGCCCGCTCCGCGCGATCTCGAGCCTTACGACATCGAAGCCGATTATCCGGACGAAGCCGAGCCCGACGTGGCTCACCTTCCGGAAAACGAACAGGCTGAGTTCATCGAAAGCGAATCCGCCGAACTGCGCGCCGCGGGTGTAGCCGCCTGGGCGAACCGGGAACTCGAGCCCGGCCAGATCGACCGCCTCTTCGAAATCGCCTGCAACGATGCCGATACGCGTGTGCGCGGCCTGGCCTGGGAAGCGCTGCGCCTCGAGTCCCACCAGGACCGAATCCGCCAGGCGGCCCGCGCCGTTCTCGCCAACGACGTCGCCTCGCCGGATGAGCAAGCCGGCGCGGCCATCGCTCTCAGTTCGATCGACGATGCGGAGACGCTGCGAGTCCCGATCGAAGCGCTTTACGAGAGGCAAGACACCCGTGCCCGCGCGCTCGAAGCGATGTGGCGCACCGAAAGCCGCCTCTTTGCTGATCATGTTGCGCGCCACCTCGACGACCCGGACCGCGAGGTGCGGGAAGAGGCCATCTACGGCGTCGGGTTCCTCGGCCTCGCCGGCGAACTCAAGCGCCTCGAAGCGCTCTTCGAAAACGAAGATTTTCGCGCCGACGCGCTTTTCAGTTGGGTGCTCGCTTCGCCCGGCCAGAGCAATCGCACCGGATTGCAGCAGCTCCGGAAACGCGTGGAGGAACTCGCCGGCGGCTTGGCCGAAGACGAAGAAGAGATTGTCGACGCGGCGATCGAGATCCGCCGCCAGCGCGCCGGCAAGCCGGAGCAGAAAGCCGACGAGGAAGCTCCCGCCAAGACCGCCAAGGTCGGGCGGAACGAACTGTGCCCCTGCGGCAGCGGGCGTAAGTACAAAAAGTGCTGCGGCGCGGCGTAA
- a CDS encoding transketolase: MTQPQSLAQLQTMCKTIRRHIIEMTGAAKSGHPGGSLSAVEILVSLYFGGHLRHDPKNPSWPQRDRFILSKGHACPVLYAVMAEAGYCPVDQLNTLRQMGSIYQGHPDRRFLPTLEASTGSLGQGLSLVIGMGLAARLDKSPSRAYVVLGDGEIQEGQIWEGAMFAAYHKLDNVCAIVDYNKIQLDGWVKDIMDVEPLAEKWRAFGWHAIELDGHDLEAVGRAFTEAAATKGKPTVLVANTVKGKGVSFMENNPKYHGVAPTAEEVALALKELA; this comes from the coding sequence ATGACGCAACCGCAAAGTCTGGCTCAGCTCCAGACCATGTGCAAGACAATTCGCCGGCACATCATCGAGATGACCGGCGCCGCCAAGTCGGGGCACCCCGGTGGCTCACTTTCGGCTGTTGAAATCCTCGTATCGCTGTATTTCGGCGGCCATCTCCGGCACGATCCGAAGAATCCGTCCTGGCCTCAGCGGGACCGCTTCATTCTTTCCAAAGGCCATGCGTGCCCGGTTCTGTACGCGGTGATGGCGGAGGCAGGCTACTGTCCGGTGGACCAGTTGAATACCCTGCGGCAGATGGGCTCGATCTACCAGGGCCATCCGGACCGGAGGTTCCTGCCGACGCTCGAGGCTTCCACGGGATCACTCGGCCAGGGGTTGTCGCTCGTGATCGGCATGGGGCTGGCGGCGCGGCTGGACAAATCGCCCTCGCGAGCCTACGTGGTGCTGGGCGACGGCGAGATCCAGGAAGGGCAAATCTGGGAAGGCGCGATGTTCGCCGCTTACCATAAGTTGGATAACGTCTGCGCCATCGTCGATTACAACAAGATCCAGCTCGACGGCTGGGTGAAGGACATCATGGACGTGGAGCCGCTGGCGGAGAAATGGCGCGCATTCGGCTGGCACGCGATTGAACTCGACGGCCACGACCTCGAAGCAGTCGGGAGGGCCTTCACCGAGGCGGCGGCCACGAAGGGCAAGCCCACGGTGCTGGTGGCGAACACGGTGAAAGGCAAGGGAGTTAGCTTCATGGAGAATAACCCGAAGTATCATGGCGTGGCGCCGACGGCAGAGGAAGTCGCCCTGGCGTTGAAGGAGCTTGCCTGA
- a CDS encoding SDR family NAD(P)-dependent oxidoreductase produces the protein MGFFDLSGHTAIVTGGAAGIGEAISRRLAAAGATVAVADINAAEAESIAKSIGGSAFALPVDITDPASVDQAVQTVLARTGRIDILVNNAGIGGKAAPLWEQSLEDWRKIIDINMTGVFNFCKAAIAPMRQRKYGRIVNIASIAGKEGNPNMTGYSATKAAVIGFTKSLGKEVATEGICVNAVSPAVVRTKILDQLTPEQVDYMTARIPMRRTGATEEIAAVVHFLSSPDCSFVTAQCYDASGGRATY, from the coding sequence ATGGGCTTCTTCGACCTTTCCGGCCACACGGCCATCGTTACGGGCGGCGCCGCGGGCATCGGAGAAGCGATCTCGCGGCGCTTGGCCGCCGCCGGCGCCACGGTCGCCGTCGCCGACATCAACGCGGCGGAAGCCGAATCGATCGCCAAGTCGATCGGCGGGTCCGCGTTCGCGCTGCCGGTTGACATCACCGATCCGGCCAGCGTCGACCAGGCGGTTCAGACGGTCCTCGCGCGTACCGGCCGCATTGACATCCTCGTCAACAACGCCGGCATCGGCGGCAAGGCCGCGCCGCTCTGGGAGCAGTCCCTCGAAGACTGGCGGAAGATCATCGATATCAACATGACCGGCGTATTCAACTTCTGCAAGGCCGCCATCGCGCCGATGCGGCAGCGCAAGTACGGCCGCATCGTCAACATCGCCTCCATCGCCGGCAAGGAAGGCAATCCGAACATGACCGGCTACTCGGCCACCAAGGCCGCCGTGATCGGGTTCACCAAGTCGCTCGGCAAAGAAGTCGCCACCGAGGGCATCTGCGTGAACGCGGTTTCGCCGGCCGTGGTCCGCACCAAAATCCTGGACCAGCTCACCCCGGAGCAGGTGGATTACATGACCGCCCGCATCCCGATGCGCCGCACCGGCGCCACCGAAGAGATCGCGGCCGTGGTCCATTTCCTTTCGAGCCCGGATTGCTCGTTCGTCACCGCCCAGTGCTACGACGCCTCGGGCGGCCGCGCCACCTACTAA
- a CDS encoding response regulator transcription factor, translated as MPTDVLLVDDHVVVRDGIKAILERGGEFQVTGEVESGADAIQFCKNHSPGLVLMDISLPGLDGIEATTEILRHAPNARVVVLSMYDDEVHVMNAMRAGARGFVLKRASLTDLMDAMRTVAKGGSYLSPQVSDRLLRRIQSGTLQASPASPLIEGLSRREVQVLRLVAEGKSSKEIASILALELETVRSYRKTMMKKLGVNNAASLTKLAVAAGLTAIETR; from the coding sequence ATGCCAACTGACGTGTTGCTGGTCGACGACCATGTGGTAGTAAGAGACGGTATTAAAGCCATTCTGGAAAGGGGAGGAGAGTTTCAGGTCACCGGTGAAGTGGAGAGCGGCGCCGACGCGATCCAGTTCTGCAAGAACCACAGCCCGGGCCTCGTGCTGATGGACATTTCCCTTCCCGGTTTGGATGGTATTGAGGCCACCACGGAAATCCTCCGCCATGCCCCCAATGCCCGCGTCGTAGTACTATCCATGTACGACGACGAGGTCCACGTGATGAACGCCATGCGCGCCGGCGCCCGCGGTTTCGTCCTGAAGCGAGCGTCGCTGACGGACCTGATGGACGCAATGCGTACCGTCGCCAAGGGCGGTTCCTACCTGAGCCCGCAAGTGTCGGACCGGCTGCTACGGCGAATCCAGTCCGGAACCTTGCAGGCATCGCCCGCCTCGCCGCTCATCGAAGGCCTCTCGCGCCGCGAAGTGCAAGTGCTGCGACTGGTGGCGGAGGGCAAGAGCAGCAAGGAAATCGCCTCCATCCTCGCGCTCGAACTCGAAACCGTGCGCAGTTACCGCAAGACGATGATGAAGAAGCTCGGCGTGAACAACGCCGCTTCGCTCACCAAGCTCGCCGTGGCCGCCGGCCTGACGGCGATTGAAACCCGCTAA